A single window of Leclercia adecarboxylata DNA harbors:
- the rpiA gene encoding ribose-5-phosphate isomerase RpiA — MTQDELKKAVGWAALQYVQPGAIVGVGTGSTAAHFIDALGTMKGQIEGAVSSSDASTEKLKSLGITVFDLNEVDRLGIYVDGADEINGHMQMIKGGGAALTREKIIASVADKFICIADASKQVDILGNFPLPVEVIPMARSAVARELVKLGGRPEYRQGVVTDNGNVILDVHGLEILDAVALENAINGLPGVVTVGLFANRGADVALIGTADGVKTIVK; from the coding sequence ATGACGCAGGATGAACTGAAAAAAGCAGTAGGATGGGCCGCTCTCCAGTATGTACAGCCGGGTGCCATTGTCGGCGTGGGCACAGGGTCAACGGCAGCGCACTTTATTGATGCGCTGGGCACGATGAAAGGCCAAATCGAGGGCGCAGTGTCGAGCTCCGATGCATCCACGGAAAAGCTGAAAAGTCTGGGGATCACCGTTTTCGATCTGAACGAAGTTGACCGTCTGGGGATTTATGTCGACGGCGCGGATGAGATCAATGGCCATATGCAGATGATCAAGGGCGGTGGCGCGGCGCTGACGCGTGAGAAAATCATCGCCTCCGTGGCGGACAAGTTTATCTGTATCGCCGATGCCTCCAAGCAGGTGGATATTCTCGGCAACTTCCCGCTGCCGGTTGAAGTGATCCCGATGGCGCGCAGCGCGGTTGCCCGCGAGCTGGTGAAACTGGGTGGACGCCCGGAATACCGCCAGGGCGTAGTGACGGACAACGGTAACGTGATTCTGGATGTTCATGGTCTGGAGATCCTCGACGCCGTGGCGCTGGAGAATGCCATCAACGGCCTGCCGGGCGTGGTAACTGTAGGGTTATTCGCCAACCGTGGCGCGGATGTCGCCCTGATCGGCACCGCCGATGGCGTTAAAACCATCGTGAAATGA
- the serA gene encoding phosphoglycerate dehydrogenase, translated as MAKVSLEKDKIKFLLVEGVHQKALDNLRAAGYTNIEFHKGALDTEQLKESIRDAHFIGLRSRTHLTEDVIAAAEKLVAIGCFCIGTNQVDLNAAAKRGIPVFNAPFSNTRSVAELVIGELLLLLRGIPEANAKAHRGIWNKLASGSFEARGKKLGIIGYGHIGTQLGILAESLGMHVFFYDIENKLPLGNATQVQHLSDLLNMSDVVSLHVPENASTRNMMGAEELALMKPGSLLINAARGTVVDIPALCEALKSKHLAGAAIDVFPTEPATNSDPFNSPLCEFDNVILTPHIGGSTQEAQENIGLEVAGKLSKYSDNGSTLSAVNFPEVSLPLHGGRRLLHIHENRPGVLTAINQIFAEQGVNIAAQYLQTNAQMGYVVIDIEADEDVAEKALQGMKAIPGTIRARLLY; from the coding sequence ATGGCAAAGGTATCACTGGAGAAAGACAAGATTAAATTTCTGCTGGTCGAAGGGGTGCATCAGAAAGCACTGGATAACCTTCGTGCGGCAGGTTACACCAACATCGAATTTCACAAAGGCGCGCTGGATACCGAACAGCTGAAAGAGTCGATCCGTGATGCCCACTTCATTGGCCTGCGATCCCGTACCCACCTGACCGAAGATGTGATTGCCGCAGCAGAAAAACTGGTCGCGATTGGCTGCTTCTGTATCGGTACCAACCAGGTTGATCTCAATGCTGCCGCGAAGCGCGGTATTCCGGTGTTCAACGCGCCATTCTCCAATACCCGTTCCGTGGCGGAGCTGGTGATTGGGGAACTCCTGCTGCTGCTGCGTGGCATCCCTGAAGCTAACGCCAAGGCCCACCGTGGGATCTGGAATAAACTGGCGTCCGGCTCTTTTGAGGCGCGTGGTAAAAAACTGGGCATTATCGGCTACGGCCACATCGGCACGCAGCTGGGCATTCTGGCGGAATCGCTGGGGATGCACGTCTTTTTCTACGACATCGAAAACAAGCTGCCGCTGGGTAACGCTACCCAGGTTCAACATCTCTCCGACCTGCTCAACATGAGCGACGTGGTGAGCCTGCACGTGCCGGAAAACGCCTCCACCAGGAACATGATGGGTGCGGAAGAGCTGGCGCTGATGAAGCCGGGCTCGCTGCTGATCAACGCCGCGCGCGGTACGGTAGTGGATATCCCTGCGCTGTGCGAAGCCCTGAAAAGCAAACATCTGGCAGGGGCGGCCATTGACGTCTTCCCGACCGAGCCGGCGACCAACAGCGATCCGTTCAACTCGCCGCTGTGTGAGTTCGACAACGTGATCCTGACTCCGCACATCGGCGGCTCCACTCAGGAAGCGCAGGAAAATATCGGTCTCGAAGTGGCCGGTAAGCTGAGCAAATATTCCGACAACGGTTCAACACTTTCTGCGGTCAACTTCCCGGAAGTGTCTCTGCCGCTGCACGGTGGACGTCGTCTGCTGCACATCCACGAAAACCGTCCGGGCGTGCTGACGGCCATTAACCAGATCTTCGCTGAGCAGGGCGTGAACATCGCCGCACAGTATCTGCAAACTAACGCGCAGATGGGTTATGTGGTTATCGATATCGAAGCGGATGAAGATGTTGCCGAGAAAGCGCTGCAGGGAATGAAGGCCATCCCAGGCACCATTCGCGCGCGTCTGCTTTACTGA
- the argP gene encoding DNA-binding transcriptional regulator ArgP, with translation MKRPDYRTLQALDAVIRERGFERAAQKLCITQSAVSQRIKQLENMFGQPLLVRTVPPRPTEQGQKLLALLRQVELLEDEWLGDEQTGSTPLLLSLAVNADSLATWLLPALAPVLADSPIRLNLQVEDETRTQERLRRGEVVGAVSIQPQALPSCLVDQLGALDYLFVGSKAFAERYFPNGVTRAALLKAPAVAFDHLDDMHQAFLQQNFDLPPGSVPCHIVNSSEAFVQLARQGTTCCMIPHLQIEKELNSGELIDLTPGLHQRRMLYWHRFAPESRMMRNVTDALLAHGHKVLRQD, from the coding sequence ATGAAACGTCCGGACTACAGAACATTACAGGCGCTTGATGCCGTTATTCGTGAACGCGGATTCGAACGCGCAGCCCAAAAGCTGTGCATTACCCAATCCGCGGTTTCACAACGAATCAAACAGCTTGAGAATATGTTCGGGCAGCCGCTGCTGGTTCGTACCGTGCCGCCGCGTCCAACCGAACAGGGGCAAAAGCTGCTGGCGCTGCTGCGGCAGGTTGAGCTGCTGGAAGATGAGTGGCTGGGGGATGAACAGACCGGCTCCACGCCGCTGCTGCTCTCTCTGGCGGTCAACGCCGACAGCCTGGCAACCTGGCTCCTCCCTGCCCTCGCCCCGGTGCTGGCCGATTCGCCTATCCGTCTGAATTTACAGGTAGAAGATGAAACCCGTACCCAGGAGCGTCTGCGCCGCGGTGAAGTGGTGGGCGCAGTCAGTATCCAGCCTCAGGCGCTGCCTAGCTGTCTGGTGGATCAGCTGGGGGCGCTGGATTATCTTTTCGTCGGCTCGAAAGCCTTTGCCGAGCGTTACTTCCCGAACGGCGTCACCCGCGCGGCACTGCTGAAAGCGCCTGCCGTGGCCTTTGACCATCTGGATGATATGCATCAGGCGTTTTTACAGCAGAACTTCGACCTGCCGCCCGGCAGCGTACCCTGCCATATCGTTAACTCCTCCGAAGCCTTCGTGCAGCTGGCACGTCAGGGCACCACCTGCTGCATGATCCCGCATCTGCAGATCGAGAAAGAGCTGAACAGCGGCGAGCTGATCGACCTGACTCCGGGCTTACACCAGCGCCGTATGCTCTACTGGCACCGCTTTGCGCCGGAAAGCCGGATGATGCGCAACGTCACCGATGCGCTGCTGGCTCATGGGCATAAAGTCCTGCGCCAGGATTAA